The following nucleotide sequence is from Planctomycetota bacterium.
TGGGCCAGCACCCAGCGGAGTTCGGCCTCGCTCAGTTCGCTCCGCAGGCCCGCGGGCACGACCAGCGTCACCCGGCCGCCCGCCCACCAGACCAGCGGCGAGAGCCGCGCGTCGACGATGCGGACCGCCGGCGGGCGGCGCAGGCCCAGGCGGCGGGCGAGGTCGCGGACCATTGCGCGCGTGCCGGCATCGGCCTCGCGCGATGTGCGACCGAGCAGGCGATCGAAGCGACGCACGCGGACGAGCGACCCGGCCGCCACCGCGGCGGACCCCGCGCACCATAGCCCAAGCAGCACGGCGCTCCATGGGACCGACGCGGATGCTCCGCCGACTTCGGTGACCTCTGGCGGCGAAACCGTGGCTGCATCCGCGGGCTCGTAGGCGAGCGGCGCGGCGGCCATGGGCAGCGGGTCGATCATCGCCGCCTCGGCCGGCGGGGCTGAGGCCTGCGGCACGGGGATCAGCGGCAGCGTCAGCACCGGCGGCGTCACCAGCTTGACCAGCACCACCACCCACAGCACGTGGGCGAGCGCGGGGGCGCGGCCGCTGCGGTGCACGGCCAGCGCCGCGAGCGCGATGCACGCCGAGACCGCCAGGTTGCTCGCCAGCGCACGCAGCAGCAGATCGATCACGCCTCACCGCCTTCCAGGATGCGACGCAGCCGATCGATCTCGGCCCGCGAGAGCCTCTTGTGGTCCATCAGGTGCGTGAGGAAGGGCGCTAGCGACCCGCCGGTCAGCTTGTCGGCCAGCGATTCGAGCTGCGCGCCGGCGTAGGCCTCCCGCGACAGCGTGGGCGCGAACAGGTGCACCGCCAATCCGCGATCCCGTGCGACGAAGCCCTTGTCCTCAAGCCGCTGGAGCAGCCGCTGCACCGTGCCGTGCTGCGGCCGCCGCTCGTCGGGGTAGAGCCGCTCGCGGATCTGCCGGGCGGTCAGCGGCTGCTCGGCCCAGAGCAGTTCCATGATCGCCAGTTCCGAGTTGGCCAGCGTCGCGGGCTTCATGGGCGCCCCAGGGGCGTCGCGGTCGGCGGCAGGTACGACATCATGTCGTCATGATACGACACAGTGTCGTATTCGTCCAGCGGCTTTCGCAAGTTCATCGAAAAGCGGACAAAATCGGCGAATCAGCGGCGGCCGAACATCCGCTCTAGGTCGCGGAGGGTGAGCTTGACGCTCGTGGGCCGGCCATGGGGGCAGCTGCCGCTGCGTTCGACCCGCTCGCGGAGCTCGAGCAGGGCATGCACCTCGTCGCCGCTGAGCGGGTCGCCGGCCTTCACGGCCGCCTTGCAGGCCATCATGTCGAGCACCTCGCGGAGGGCGTCCTCGGCGTCGGCGGGCAGGTCGTCGCGCTCCAGGAGTTCGAGGACGAATTCGGCCGGATCGACGCCCCGCGAGAACAACAGGCTCGGAAAGGCGTGCACCGCGACGCGGGACGGCCCCGCGGGAGCCGCCTCGACGCCCA
It contains:
- a CDS encoding BlaI/MecI/CopY family transcriptional regulator; its protein translation is MKPATLANSELAIMELLWAEQPLTARQIRERLYPDERRPQHGTVQRLLQRLEDKGFVARDRGLAVHLFAPTLSREAYAGAQLESLADKLTGGSLAPFLTHLMDHKRLSRAEIDRLRRILEGGEA